One genomic segment of Nocardioides cavernaquae includes these proteins:
- a CDS encoding SDR family oxidoreductase has product MQVENTAAIVTGGASGLGAATAAALAAKGATVFAFDLAGSIEKAPAVAGVHYVPVDVTDPEQVREAVATAASAGVPLRTVVNCAGIGTASRILNKAGEANDLAMYAKVVQINLIGSYNVLALAAEQIAKTPELEHGARGVVINTASVAAFEGQVGQAAYSSSKGGILGLQLPAARDLAQYGIRVNTIAPGIVETPMLAGVSEEFQKTLAAGVPFPKRLARPDEYAQLACFLVEHDYINGEVVRMDGALRMAPR; this is encoded by the coding sequence ATGCAGGTAGAGAACACCGCCGCGATCGTCACCGGTGGAGCGTCCGGCCTCGGTGCCGCGACCGCCGCCGCCCTGGCCGCGAAGGGCGCGACCGTCTTCGCGTTCGACCTGGCCGGCTCGATCGAGAAGGCTCCCGCGGTCGCCGGCGTCCACTACGTTCCGGTCGACGTCACTGACCCCGAGCAGGTCCGCGAGGCCGTCGCGACCGCGGCGAGCGCCGGCGTCCCGCTCCGCACTGTCGTGAACTGTGCCGGCATCGGCACCGCGAGCCGGATCCTCAACAAGGCCGGCGAGGCCAACGACCTGGCGATGTACGCCAAGGTCGTGCAGATCAACCTGATCGGCTCCTACAACGTGCTCGCCCTCGCTGCCGAGCAGATCGCGAAGACGCCCGAGCTCGAGCACGGTGCCCGCGGCGTGGTCATCAACACCGCCTCTGTTGCGGCGTTCGAGGGCCAGGTCGGCCAGGCGGCGTACTCGTCGTCCAAGGGCGGCATCCTCGGCCTCCAGCTGCCGGCCGCCCGCGACCTCGCGCAGTACGGCATCCGCGTCAACACGATCGCCCCGGGCATCGTCGAGACCCCGATGCTGGCGGGCGTGAGCGAGGAGTTCCAGAAAACCCTCGCTGCCGGCGTGCCGTTCCCGAAGCGCCTCGCCCGCCCGGACGAGTACGCCCAGCTGGCGTGCTTCCTGGTCGAGCACGACTACATCAACGGCGAGGTCGTCCGCATGGACGGCGCGCTGCGCATGGCCCCCCGCTGA
- a CDS encoding N-acetylmuramoyl-L-alanine amidase family protein, with the protein MRPLGTLAAAAAGTTLALSTSLLVAPPSNAPGTLTRVAATSTPLAGRTIVLDPGHQLGNRNFPREIARLVPAGGMTKPCNTTGTSTNGGYPEATMAMSVSRLLKRRLEALGARVVMTRYANREDRWGPCVDVRGRAGNASSGVRADLKLSVHGDGNIGGGPGFHVIAPTSRAGWTDDIAASSLVLAKRVRLALLAAGLPVAAYTGGGDGLDLRGDLGTLNLSDVPAAMVELGNMRSRADAARMTTLSGRTRYARALAAGIVSYLR; encoded by the coding sequence GTGAGACCTCTCGGGACGCTCGCTGCTGCGGCTGCGGGCACGACGCTGGCGCTGTCGACGAGCCTGCTCGTCGCGCCGCCGAGCAACGCCCCGGGGACACTGACCCGCGTCGCTGCAACCAGTACGCCGCTCGCCGGGCGCACGATCGTCCTCGACCCCGGTCACCAGCTGGGCAACCGCAACTTCCCCCGCGAGATCGCGCGACTCGTGCCTGCGGGAGGCATGACCAAACCGTGCAACACGACCGGCACCTCGACCAACGGCGGCTACCCCGAGGCCACGATGGCGATGTCGGTGTCCCGCCTGCTCAAGCGACGGCTCGAGGCGCTGGGGGCGCGCGTCGTGATGACGCGCTACGCCAACCGTGAGGACCGGTGGGGTCCGTGCGTCGACGTCCGTGGCCGCGCTGGCAACGCGAGCTCCGGGGTGCGGGCCGACCTCAAGCTATCGGTCCACGGCGACGGCAACATCGGCGGGGGACCGGGCTTCCACGTCATCGCGCCCACCTCACGCGCGGGCTGGACCGACGACATCGCGGCATCGTCGCTCGTGCTCGCGAAGCGCGTCCGGCTGGCGTTGCTGGCCGCCGGGCTCCCCGTCGCGGCGTACACGGGCGGGGGCGATGGCCTCGACCTGCGCGGCGACCTCGGCACACTCAACCTCTCCGACGTCCCGGCCGCGATGGTCGAGCTGGGCAACATGCGCTCGCGCGCCGATGCCGCCCGGATGACGACCCTCAGCGGGAGGACGCGCTACGCACGCGCCCTCGCCGCCGGCATCGTGTCGTACCTCCGTTGA
- the galE gene encoding UDP-glucose 4-epimerase GalE, with protein MSWLVTGGAGYIGAHVVRAFREAGIDAVVLDDLSTGFEAFIPSGVPFVRATLLDRDAVRKTFADHDIEGVVHIAGYKYAGVSVQRPLHCYEQNVSAMVILLQEMRDAGVDKFVFSSSAATYGTPDVDLVTEATATSPQSPYGETKLIGEWLLKDAGVAHDLRHTSLRYFNVVGSGTPELFDASPHNLFPLVFQALYEGRTPRINGDDYATPDGTCVRDYIHVADLAEAHVAAARRLGAGETIEPVYNLGCGDGSSVRQIMDTISSVTGIDFTPDVHPRRPGDPARIVANGDLAARDLDWQMRYSLEDMVATAWEARQKAGDRYPS; from the coding sequence GTGAGCTGGTTGGTGACGGGCGGAGCGGGCTACATCGGCGCCCACGTGGTGCGGGCGTTCCGCGAGGCAGGCATCGACGCGGTCGTCCTCGACGACCTGAGCACCGGCTTCGAGGCCTTCATCCCGTCCGGGGTCCCGTTCGTGCGCGCAACGCTCCTCGACCGCGACGCGGTCCGGAAGACGTTCGCCGACCACGACATCGAGGGCGTCGTCCACATCGCCGGCTACAAGTACGCCGGGGTGTCGGTCCAGCGCCCCCTGCACTGCTACGAGCAGAACGTCTCCGCGATGGTGATCCTGCTCCAGGAGATGCGCGACGCGGGCGTCGACAAGTTCGTCTTCAGCTCCAGCGCCGCGACCTACGGCACTCCCGACGTCGACCTGGTCACCGAGGCGACCGCGACCAGTCCGCAGTCGCCGTACGGCGAGACCAAGCTGATCGGCGAGTGGCTGCTGAAGGACGCGGGCGTCGCCCACGACCTGCGGCACACGAGCCTGCGCTACTTCAACGTGGTCGGCTCCGGCACGCCCGAGCTCTTCGACGCGAGCCCCCACAACCTCTTCCCGCTGGTCTTCCAGGCGCTCTACGAGGGCCGCACCCCGCGGATCAACGGCGACGACTACGCCACGCCCGATGGCACCTGCGTGCGCGACTACATCCACGTCGCCGACCTGGCCGAGGCACACGTGGCAGCCGCCCGGCGCCTCGGTGCCGGCGAGACCATCGAGCCGGTCTACAACCTGGGCTGTGGCGACGGCTCGTCCGTGCGGCAGATCATGGACACGATCAGCAGCGTGACCGGCATCGACTTCACGCCCGACGTGCACCCCCGCCGCCCCGGCGACCCGGCGCGGATCGTGGCCAACGGTGACCTCGCCGCGCGTGACCTCGACTGGCAGATGCGTTACTCGCTCGAGGACATGGTGGCCACGGCCTGGGAGGCCCGGCAGAAGGCCGGAGACCGCTACCCCTCCTGA
- a CDS encoding GDP-mannose 4,6-dehydratase — MPSALVTGITGQDGPYLAELLLSKGYDVYGLMRGQNNPKRAMVERELPDVKILTGDLTDQSSLMRALNDSNPTEVYNLGAISFVAYSWENAKVTSDVTGLGVLNLLEAVRLHAGNDPASVKFYQASSSEMFGKVQQVPQSEETLLWPRSPYGVAKVYGHYMTINYRESYGMHASSGILFNHESPRRGPEFVTRKVTQAVARIQLGLQHEIVMGNLDAQRDWGYAGDYVEAMWLMLQQPHGDDYVVSTDETHTIRELLDLAFAQVGINDWERYVRQDPRFMRPAEVDLLIGDSTKARTTLGWTPKVNFPELVAMMVDSDLAEQKKLAGL, encoded by the coding sequence ATGCCTTCTGCCCTCGTCACCGGTATCACCGGCCAGGACGGTCCCTACCTCGCCGAACTCCTGCTCTCCAAGGGATACGACGTCTACGGCCTCATGCGCGGGCAGAACAACCCCAAGCGCGCCATGGTCGAACGCGAACTCCCCGACGTCAAGATCCTCACCGGCGACCTCACCGACCAGTCCAGCCTCATGCGCGCACTCAACGACAGCAACCCCACCGAGGTCTACAACCTCGGCGCCATCTCCTTCGTGGCCTACTCCTGGGAAAACGCCAAAGTCACCTCCGACGTCACCGGACTCGGCGTCCTCAACCTCCTCGAAGCCGTCCGCCTCCACGCCGGCAACGACCCCGCCTCCGTCAAGTTCTACCAAGCCTCCAGCTCCGAGATGTTCGGCAAGGTCCAGCAGGTCCCCCAGTCCGAGGAAACCCTCCTGTGGCCCCGCTCCCCCTACGGCGTCGCCAAGGTCTACGGCCACTACATGACCATCAACTACCGCGAGTCCTACGGCATGCACGCCTCCTCCGGCATCCTGTTCAACCACGAATCCCCCCGCCGCGGCCCCGAATTCGTCACCCGCAAAGTCACCCAGGCCGTCGCCCGCATCCAACTCGGCCTCCAACACGAAATCGTCATGGGCAACCTCGACGCCCAACGCGACTGGGGCTACGCCGGCGACTACGTCGAAGCCATGTGGCTCATGCTCCAACAACCCCACGGCGACGACTACGTCGTATCCACCGACGAAACCCACACCATCCGCGAACTCCTCGACCTCGCCTTCGCCCAGGTCGGCATCAACGACTGGGAACGCTACGTCCGCCAAGACCCCCGCTTCATGCGCCCCGCCGAAGTCGACCTCCTCATCGGCGACTCCACCAAAGCCCGCACCACCCTCGGCTGGACACCCAAGGTCAACTTCCCCGAACTCGTCGCCATGATGGTCGACTCCGACCTGGCCG